Part of the Lysobacter enzymogenes genome is shown below.
TCATCTCGGCCCCAACGCCTGGCAGAAGCGGCCCGCCGAGCAAGCGATGGCGCATGCGCGGGTGCTGATCGAGGCCTATGTCGCCGCCGGTTTCCACAAGATCCATCTCGATTGCAGCATGTCCTGCGCCGACGATCCGGTGCCGCTGGCCGACGCGACCGTCGCCGCGCGCTCGGCCGAACTGGCGCGCATCGCCGAACGCACCGCGGCCGAACACGGCCTGCCGCCGCCGGTGTACGTGATCGGCACCGAAGTGCCGGTGCCCGGCGGCGAAGCCTCGCTGGCCGGCGGCTTGCAGGTGACCACGCCGCAGGCCGCCGAGCAGACCCTGGCGATCCACCGCGAGGCCTTCGCCGCGCCCGATCTGGCCGCGGCCTGGGAACGGGTGATCGCGATGGTGGTGCAGCCCGGCGTCGACTTCGACCACAGCAGCGTGCACGACTACGACCCCGAAGCGGCGCGCGAACTGGCCGACTTCCTCGAACGCCAGCCGCGCATCGTGTTCGAAGCGCATTCCACCGACTACCAGCGCGAGGACGGCCTGCACGCGCTGGTGCGCGACCATTTCGCGATCCTCAAGGTCGGCCCGGCCGCGACCTTCGCCTATCGCGAGGCCTTGTTCGCGCTGGCCGCGATCGAGGCCGAGCTGCTGCCGCCTGCGCAGCGCTCGAACCTGCCCGAGGTGCTGGAACGCTGCATGCTCGACCACCCGCGCCACTGGCAGCAGCACTACCACGGCGACGAGCAAGAGCTGCACCTGCTGCGCCTGTACGCACTCAGCGACCGCTGCCGCTACTACTGGGGCGAGCCGGCCCTGGTCGCCGCGACCGCGCGCCTGTTCGACAACCTCAGCGCGCACGCGCCGCCGCTGTTCCTGCTGAGCCAGCACCTGCCCGAACAGTACCGCGCAGTGCGCGCCGGTACCCTGGCCAATACGCCGCAGGCGCTGGCGCGCCACCGCATCGGCCTGTGCCTGGACGAATACGCCCGCGCCTGCTCGGCTAACGCCTCTGGCGAGCGTGCCGCCGGCGAACATGCCGCCGGCGAACGCGCCGCCGCCGCGGCGAACGGCTAATCTTCGACTTTCTCCGCGGACCCGCCGATGGCCATGCGCAATACCCGTTCCCGCCGGCAGCAGATCCTGCAGTGCCTGATCGAACTGGGCTCGGTGCAGGTCGCCGAGCTGGTCGAGCGCTTCGAGGTGTCGGCGGTGACCATCCGCGCCGACCTGAGCCACATCGAATCGCAGGGCCTGGCCACCCGCACCCACGGCGGCGCGACCCTGGTGCGCACGCCGCCGCAGGAACAGGACATCCATGAGAAGGACGCGCTGAACCTGCCGCTGAAGGAGCGCATCGGCGCGCGCGCCGCGCAACTGGTGCAGGCCGGCGACAACATCATCATCGATTCGGGTTCGACCACCATGACCCTGGCCCGCCACTTGCGCGGCCATCGCGACGTCACGGTGATGACCAACGGCCTCAACATCGCCTGGGAACTGGCCAACGCGCCCGGCGTCGACGTGCTGCTCAGCGGCGGGCTGCTGCGCAAGCAATCGCTGTCGCTGCAAGGCAGCCAGGCCGAGGCCAGCCTCAACGCCTACAGCTTCGACACCTTGTTCCTCGGCGTCGACGGCCTGGACCTGCAGTTCGGCCTGACCACCCACGACGAGGCCGAAGCGCGGCTCAACCACCGCATGGTCGAGCGCGCGCGCCGGATCGTGGTGCTGACCGATGCGTCCAAGTTCGGCCGGGTCAGCCTGCACCGCATCGCCCGCCTCGACCAGATCCACGCCATCATCACCGACGCCGGCATCGACGAGCGCTACCGCGAGGGGCTGCTGAAGCTCGGCATCGAAGTGATCATCACCGAGCCGCTGCCGTGAGCGAATCCCACACCCTCAGCGGCCGCATCCTCACGCCCGCCGGCTGGCGCCGCGGCCGCATCGCGTTCGACCGCCGTATCCGCGCGATCGAAGAAGCCGACGACATCGGCGGCGACGAACGCATCGTCCTGCCCGGCTTCATCGACCTGCACGTGCACGGCGCCGCCGGCGTCGATCTGATGCAGGGCGGCGACGTCGCCCGCACCATCGCCCGCGCGCACGCGCGCTACGGCACCACCGCCCTGCTTGGCACCACCATGACCGCGGCCGAGGACGACATCGTCGAAGCCTTGCGCGCGCTCGCGAACGTCATCGCCGCGCCGGATCCCGACGCGGCGCAAATCCTCGGCGTGCACCTGGAAGGTCCGTTCATCAGCCCGCACCGGCTCGGCGCGCAACCGCCGCTGACGGTCGAGGCCACGCTCGACTCGGTGCGCCGCCTGCACGCGCTGGCGCCGATCCGGGTGCTGACCCTGGCGCCGGAAATCGGCCGCCACACCGAACTGATTCCGGCCTTGAACGCGCTCGGCATCCGCGTCCAGATCGGCCACAGCGCCGGCACCTACGAAGAAGGCCTGGCGGCGCTCAGCGCGGGCGCCGCCGGCTTCACCCACTTGTTCAACGGCATGACGGGCGTCGACCACTACAAGCCCGGCATCGCCGCGGCCGCGCTGGCCCACGCCGAATACGCCGAGCTGATTCCCGATCTGCAACACGTGCACCCCGGCGCTATTCGTCTGGCCCTGCGCGCGATCCCGCGCTTGTACGCGGTCACCGACGCCACCGCCGCCACCGGCATGCCCGACGGCGAATACGCGCTGGGTTCGCAGCGCGTGCACAAATGCCTCGGCTGCGTGCGCCTGGCCAGCGGCTCGCTGGCCGGCAGCGCGCTGACGATGGATCAGGCGCTGCGCAATCTGGTCGAAGTCGGTCTGGACTTGGCCGATGCCTCGCGGCGCGTGTCCACGTTCCCGGCCGACTATCTCGGCCTGGGCGAGCGCGGGCGGCTCGAACCTGGCGCTTGCGCGGACCTGGTGGTGCTGGACGCGCAGTTGCGGGTGGTCGAAGTGCGGGTCGCGGGACAGGCGATCGATTTGTCCTGACAGACGCCGGCCGGCTTCGGACCGGCGGATCGGAAAACATCGGGCCTGAAGGCCTTCCCACAAGCCAGACTCCTCGGCTGCGCAGCGGCGTTGCGCTCCGTTGGTACGCCACACACGCACGTCCATCCGAAACCCGGCCGCCGCCTGTCCCCTGCCGGCCCGGACTGCGTTCGTCTTAGGTGCGCCGCGAACCGGCACGTCCGCTTCGCCCGCCGGAGCAGCGACCGCGCTGCCCGACTCATCGCCACACGGACTACGGAGCATCCATGAAACAGTCATCGACGACGCTGTTGCCCGCCTCTCTCGCTACGCTCTGCCTCGGCCTGGCCCTCGCCGGCGCTGCCGTCGCCGCACCGCCGGGCGGTATCGGCACCACGCCGGCGCCGCAGCCTGCGGGCAACTGGCAGGCGCGGGTGAAGTACCTGCATCCGCATAGCGGCCCCGACGGCCGCTATCTGACCTGGAGCTATGCCGACATCGTCGCGTCGAGCCAGGAAAACTGCGATTACCAATTGCAGTCCTGGTACAACAGCGGCAACACCGTGGTGGTCGAGTATTGCCATCTGGTACCGTTCGGCGGCTAAGCGCACCAGGCCGGCGCAGTGCGGGCAGCGGTCAGAAACTGCGTATCGGCAGCGACGCTCTTGCACGATGCTGGCTCGAGCCGGCCGCTGACGCGGCCGGCTTTTTCTTCGCAGCCAGCGCAGCGGTCGGTTCGCCGTTGCGACGATGATCCGGCGCCACGGTCCGTCGCCGTCTTGTGCCGGCCGTCGAGCCGGCAACACCGGCCCTGAAAAAGAAACGAACGATCAATCGTGTCCGAGCGCATCGCACACGCATTCAGCGACCGATCCGCGCCCGAAAGACGCATCCGCCAACGCGCGCCGCGCCGGACTCATCGAACCGGAATCCGCGTCCTTGCCAAAAACCACAGCCGGGCTTATACGCATCGCAAGCGCAGCCGCACCGCTGCCATTCAAGAGCAGGGAACGCTCATGAACGACCAACCGGTTTCCGCCGCTGCCGCGCCCACTCCGGCATGCGCGCAACGAACCGCTTTCGCACCCGGCTGCGCCGAACCCACCGCCGACTTGCGCACGCATTGGAATTCTTGCGCGACCCGCGCAGGAAAGCGCGGCCCGTCTTCCTGCACGGCTCTCAGGAGGTTGAGCAACACAGGGGGCGCCGTTTGCCTCAAGAGTCGAACCAGCCCGATGTCCCATCGACCCTACCGGGAGAGAAAGTCATGACCCGCACCATCAAGATGGCCACCGCCTGTGCGTTCTTGTTCGGCATGAGCTTCGCGACCGCCGTCTTCGCAGGACAGGATTACGATCTGATCTGCCTGTCCAACTGCCAATCCATCGAAATCCAGAAATGCAGGGACGCGGGCGGCGGCGACGAATGCCTCTACGTCAATTACGACCACTGCTATTACCAATGCCCTGTGATCTATCCCTGAGCCCGCTTCGACGCGGGCATCGACGTCGACGCGCCCACCCCTGGGCCTGCAAAGGAGAACGAAATGAAAAGCAAGGTCGGTCTGACGGCGGTCTGTACCTTCGTGTTCGGCATGGGCTTCGCCCTGACAGCGATGGCGTTTCCGCATTGCAGGGTCGATTGCCTGGAGAACTGCAAGCAGCGCGAGATCCAGAAGTGCCTGGCCGAGGGCGGCGGCGATCAGTGCTATCGCGAAGACTATCTGCAGTGCTATCCGCCCTGCGATTGTCTGGCGCCCTGAAGCGGCCGGAGCAAAGCGCCCCCACCCGCGGGCGGGGGCGCTGACCGCCGCGCCGGTCGCCGCATGTATCGGCAAACGACCGACAGCGCGTCCGGATTGCGATCGCGCGGTCGCGACGCTAGGCCGCCATCGCGCCCTCGTACGTCTCCGCGGCATGCGCCGCCGCTCCGAGCAAGCCCGAACACGCGTGCACGATCGCCGCCGACGGCACCTCGGCCATCGCCGGCGCGAAGCGTCCCTTGGCTTCGAACGCCTCGCGAAAGCTGCCGCCTTGCAGCGAACCGAGCAGCTTCGGCACCACGCCGCCGGCCAGGAACACGCCGTCCCACGCGCCCAGCGTCAGGACCAGATCCCCGGCCATCGAACCAAACGCCGCGCAGAACAACTCCACCGCATGCGCGCAACGAGCGTCGCCGCCCACGGCCTGGGCATTGATCTGCGCCGGCGACAAATCCTCAGCCGCAACGCCTTCCAGTTCGCACACCGCCGCGTACAGATTGACCAACCCCGGCCCGGACACCAAGCGCTCGCACGACACCCGCCCGAACCGGCGCATCAGGCACTCCAGCACCGCCATGTCGCGCGGCCGCGACGGCGCGAAACCGGCGTGGCCGCCTTCGGTTTCCAGCGCGAAGCAACGCCCGTTGCGCACCAGCAACCCGCCGACGCCCAGGCCGGTGCCGGGCCCGATGACCGCGTAAGTCTGCGCCGCGCGAAGATCGAAGCCAGGCCAGGCGATGTCGCCGACCGCGGCGACGTCGGCCGCGCCGAGGCGCGAGATCGCCATCGCCTGCGCCGCGAAATCGTTGATCAGCGCCACCCGTCCCGTGCCCAGCGCCGCGCCGATGTCCGGCGCGCGGATCCGCCACGGATGATTGGTGATGTGCGCTTCCTCCAGCCGCACCCGTCCGGCCACCGCGAACACCGCCGCGTCCGCGCGTTCGCCGAGTTCGGCGAGGAAGTGGCGCGCAGCGTCGGCCGCGCTGGCGAACTGCGCCGCCGGATATTCGCGCACGCTGTCGTGCAGCAGCCGCTCGCCGCGCGCCAATTCGGCGATCGCGAAGCGCGCGTTGGTGCCGCCGATATCGCTGACCAGCACGCGCATCAGCGAGCGTCTCCGGCGACGGGTTCGATCCGCAACGCGGCCAGATCCGGCGCGCCCGACACCGCCTCGACGACCAGCGTATTGCGGCCGCGCAACAGCGTCGCGCGCTGCGGCCGGTTGGTCGCGACCGGCGCCAGCGCGTCGCCATTGATCTTGTTGCGCAGCGTGCCCGCGCCGCCGCGCCAGGTCAGCGCATACGCGCCCGCCGCCTCCACTTCGATGCTGTACTTGAGCCATTCGCCGCGCTGCATCGCCGCGACCCGCACTTCATCGCCGGCGCGGACCAGGTCGACGCCGTCGTTGCGGTACAGCTGCGACGGATTCCAGTCGGAGTTGGGTTTGCCGCTCTCGTTGGCCGGGGCCGTATCGAAATACGCCACGCCGTTGCGTCCCATGTCGAAATCGACTGCCGCCACTTCCCCCCCGCCGTGCGCGATCCGATGCGGCTTGAACGGCACGCTGCGGTCCTCGTGCGGCGCGCGCAGCCAGGCGTCGGCCACGTCGGGATGGCGGGCGTTGTGCTCGAAGCGCACATCGCGCTGCGCCAGGGCCATCAACGCTTCGCGCGCCTGCGCGCGCTCCGGCCGCGGCCCCTTGCCTTCCCAGTACGCCAGCACCCGCTCGTAGCCGGGGTTGGCGATCACCTGCAGCGGATTGTTGTAACGCAGCTTCTTGACCGGCCAGTTGGCCCAGCCGATGCCCTCGCCTTCCACCGTCGCCACCGTGCGCGCGAACCAGTCGTTGGAGTTCTCGCCGGTTTCGCCTAGCCACAGCGGCACGTTCCAGCGCTCGCGCAAGGCCAGGTGTTCGGCGATGCTGTCGCGGCCGGTGCCGTTCCAGTACTTGTGGAAGCTCAGGGTCAGATTGCGGTCCCACAGCCCGGCATCGAGCACGCCGCGGTAGTTGTTGCCCCAGCAATTGCCCTCGACGATGAGCATGTGGCGCGTGTCGACTTCGCGGATCGCCGCACTGATGCGCACCAGCAGTTCGCGCAGCGGCGCGTTGCCGGTTTCCTTACAGCCGTGCTTGTCCTGCGCATCGGCAAAGCCCCAGTTGGGCTCGTTGATGAGGTCGTAGCCGGCCACCGCCGGTTCGTCGCGATAGCGCCGGGCCAGTTCGCGCCACAGCGCCACGGTCTTGTCGCGGTTGGCCGCGTCGTCCCACAGCGACGGCTGCGACGGATCGCGGTCGGCGATGTTCAGATCGTTGCCCTGCCCGCCCGGCGCGGCGTGCAGGTCCAGGATCACGTACAGGCCATTGGCCTTGGCCCAGGCGATCAGTTCGTCGGTGCGGCGGAAACCGTCGTCCAGCCAAGTCTGCCGTCCCGCGACCGGTTCTTCGGCGACCGACAAGGTATAGAGCCGGTAATGCATCGGCAGGCGCACCGAATTGAAACCCCAGGCCGCGAGCGCGTCGATGTCGTCCTTGCCGACATAGTTGTCGAGCCACGCGGTGTAGAACGCCTGCGTGTCCTGCTCGCCGACCAGATCGACGATGCGCCGGCGGATCGCGTGCTGCATGCCCGGGCCGGTCAGGCCGAGCATGTAGCCTTCCTGCAGCATCCAACCGCCGAGGCCGACGCCGCGCAGGATCACCGGACGGCCGTTCCCGTCGACGATGCGTTGGCCGTCGGCGCGCAGGAAACCCTCGGCGCGGCCCGGCGCCGGATACGCGGCCAGCAGCGCCGCCAGGCCGACGGCGACCGCCGCGCCCGCGAATCGGCGCGCCGCGCCCGCCGTAGTGTCGGTCCTGTCGTGCATGCGATCTCTCACCGGTTCAGGCCTTGCAGCAGGCGCGCGCGCAGCTCGCGCGAACGCGCTTCGTCCAAAGGCGCGAGCGCGCCGCGCGCGGCTTCGGGAATGTGCGCCGGCGTTTGCGCGTCGGCGTCGAATACGTAATGGCGGAACACCTCGCGCCAGATCTCGCGCTGCTGCGGCGGCAGGTCGCGCACGCTCAGGATCGCGTGCAGCAACGCGTTCATCGGCGTGTCCATCCAGCGCGGCGATTGCCGCCACCAATAGTTCACCAGCACGTTGAAGGCATCCAGGCCTTCCATGCGATGCCACCACATGCTCGGGATCAGCAGCGCATCGCCCGGCCCCAGCTCCGCGCTCAGCGCGTGGCGCATGGCTTCGGCGAACTTCGGAAAGCGCTCCAGGTCGGGCGCGGCGAAATCGACCACGCTGATCGCCTGCCCGGCCGGCGTGCGGTCGAGCGGCCCGATGTACAAGTTCTGCAATTGATCCGGCGGAAACAGCGTCGCCCGGCGGCGGCCGGCGACGACGCAGGCGATGTTGTCCGGCACGTCCTGGTGCGCGGGGATGCGGGTGCGGTTGCCGATCCAGATGCTGGCCAGCGGCTGCACCGCGCCGAAACCCAGGTCGTTGCGCTCGCGCAGGCCGGGCAGCCAGGTGTCGATGGTGGTCGAACCGACGTAGATCGTCGGCGGCGCCGGGTCGGCCGCGTGGTGCAGCAAGGCGTCCAGCACCGCCGGCAGCGGCGCTTTCTGCTGGGCGAAACCGAAGCCTTGCAGATCGGGCCGATAGCCGATGGCGCCGGCGGCCTCGGGCGGCGCCACGCTGACGGTCACGGGCGCGTCGCCGACGAAGGCCTTGAGGTACTCGGCCGAGCTCTGCGCGGAGGCGAGGCCCGCGCGCACCAGCGGCCAGTGCGCGACCAGACCGCGCAGCACGTACGGCCGGGTCGGCCGCAGCAAGGCCTCCGGCAGCGCCGCCGCGTCGACGCCGTGCAGTTCCTCGATCGGCTCAGCGACCGGCAGCATGGCGCCGGCTCAAGCGTTCGATGACATCGCGCAGGCGCGACAGCGAAGCGATGGCCATGTAGATCGCCTCCAGATGTCCGGCCTGCTTCAACGCGTGCAGGTCGGCCGCGCCGAGATCGCGCAGCTTGTCTTCGTCGATGCAGTGGAAGCCGGAAACGCGATGCTGGGTGTGTTCGTCCAGGCTCAAGTCGAGCGAAAACGGCTCCAGCAAGTCGCAGCGGCGCAGTGCTTCGATGAAGCCGGCCTCGTCGCGCAAACCTTCGTGCAGCGCCCGCAGCAACGAGACCACGCGTTGCAGGAACGCGGTGTTGCCGCCGTGTTCCAGGAACAGTGCCTCGCCCTCGCCGCCGCCGCGCACGACCCGCGGATGCGCGAGATCGATGTGGATCATCGGCTCCTCGTCGGCGATGCCGATCAGGAACGGCAGGCGCTCGATCGACATCGGCAGATAGCGCGCGTCCCAGCGCTCGCCGCCGGCCTCGTCGCGTTCGAGGAACAGGTTTTCGTCGCGGCGCAGGCCCAGCAAGGCCAGCGAACGGAAGCCGCCGTCGGCGGTCTTCTGGAACACGATCGGGTAATGCGCCTGCAACTCGCGGAATTCGCCGAAGAAGGTCGGCGCGAGCATCTGGTCGTCGCCGTAGCGCGCGCCGCGCGCCTGGATCACGCGCAGATCGTGGTGGTCGACGTTGTTGAGCAATACGGCTTCGGGCATCGCGGTGTCCAGGATCGTGGTCGGCGGCAGGCCGGCGGCCGCGCCGCGGCGGCGCGGTCGCGGGCTCGAACCGGAGTGCAGGCCTGCGCGCAAGGCGTCGGCCATCGGCCGCGCCGTCGCCGACGCGGCCGGCGCCCCGTCCTCGCGGGCGGGACGCGCGATCGCCGCGATCAGAACTTGTAGCGCACCCCGAACATGTAGCGCGGTCCGTACTGGTCGAACGAATACAGCTGGCGGCTGTTGCGTCCGCG
Proteins encoded:
- a CDS encoding cellulase family glycosylhydrolase, translating into MHDRTDTTAGAARRFAGAAVAVGLAALLAAYPAPGRAEGFLRADGQRIVDGNGRPVILRGVGLGGWMLQEGYMLGLTGPGMQHAIRRRIVDLVGEQDTQAFYTAWLDNYVGKDDIDALAAWGFNSVRLPMHYRLYTLSVAEEPVAGRQTWLDDGFRRTDELIAWAKANGLYVILDLHAAPGGQGNDLNIADRDPSQPSLWDDAANRDKTVALWRELARRYRDEPAVAGYDLINEPNWGFADAQDKHGCKETGNAPLRELLVRISAAIREVDTRHMLIVEGNCWGNNYRGVLDAGLWDRNLTLSFHKYWNGTGRDSIAEHLALRERWNVPLWLGETGENSNDWFARTVATVEGEGIGWANWPVKKLRYNNPLQVIANPGYERVLAYWEGKGPRPERAQAREALMALAQRDVRFEHNARHPDVADAWLRAPHEDRSVPFKPHRIAHGGGEVAAVDFDMGRNGVAYFDTAPANESGKPNSDWNPSQLYRNDGVDLVRAGDEVRVAAMQRGEWLKYSIEVEAAGAYALTWRGGAGTLRNKINGDALAPVATNRPQRATLLRGRNTLVVEAVSGAPDLAALRIEPVAGDAR
- the nagA gene encoding N-acetylglucosamine-6-phosphate deacetylase — its product is MSESHTLSGRILTPAGWRRGRIAFDRRIRAIEEADDIGGDERIVLPGFIDLHVHGAAGVDLMQGGDVARTIARAHARYGTTALLGTTMTAAEDDIVEALRALANVIAAPDPDAAQILGVHLEGPFISPHRLGAQPPLTVEATLDSVRRLHALAPIRVLTLAPEIGRHTELIPALNALGIRVQIGHSAGTYEEGLAALSAGAAGFTHLFNGMTGVDHYKPGIAAAALAHAEYAELIPDLQHVHPGAIRLALRAIPRLYAVTDATAATGMPDGEYALGSQRVHKCLGCVRLASGSLAGSALTMDQALRNLVEVGLDLADASRRVSTFPADYLGLGERGRLEPGACADLVVLDAQLRVVEVRVAGQAIDLS
- the glk gene encoding glucokinase, with product MRVLVSDIGGTNARFAIAELARGERLLHDSVREYPAAQFASAADAARHFLAELGERADAAVFAVAGRVRLEEAHITNHPWRIRAPDIGAALGTGRVALINDFAAQAMAISRLGAADVAAVGDIAWPGFDLRAAQTYAVIGPGTGLGVGGLLVRNGRCFALETEGGHAGFAPSRPRDMAVLECLMRRFGRVSCERLVSGPGLVNLYAAVCELEGVAAEDLSPAQINAQAVGGDARCAHAVELFCAAFGSMAGDLVLTLGAWDGVFLAGGVVPKLLGSLQGGSFREAFEAKGRFAPAMAEVPSAAIVHACSGLLGAAAHAAETYEGAMAA
- a CDS encoding cupin-like domain-containing protein, with translation MPVAEPIEELHGVDAAALPEALLRPTRPYVLRGLVAHWPLVRAGLASAQSSAEYLKAFVGDAPVTVSVAPPEAAGAIGYRPDLQGFGFAQQKAPLPAVLDALLHHAADPAPPTIYVGSTTIDTWLPGLRERNDLGFGAVQPLASIWIGNRTRIPAHQDVPDNIACVVAGRRRATLFPPDQLQNLYIGPLDRTPAGQAISVVDFAAPDLERFPKFAEAMRHALSAELGPGDALLIPSMWWHRMEGLDAFNVLVNYWWRQSPRWMDTPMNALLHAILSVRDLPPQQREIWREVFRHYVFDADAQTPAHIPEAARGALAPLDEARSRELRARLLQGLNR
- a CDS encoding D-tagatose-bisphosphate aldolase, class II, non-catalytic subunit, whose amino-acid sequence is MSPVQSLIASHRQGRNVGLYSVCCSNELVLRAAMDVARRHGTVLLIEATSNQVDQFGGYTGMTPPQYRDYVLALAREEDFPLERLVLGGDHLGPNAWQKRPAEQAMAHARVLIEAYVAAGFHKIHLDCSMSCADDPVPLADATVAARSAELARIAERTAAEHGLPPPVYVIGTEVPVPGGEASLAGGLQVTTPQAAEQTLAIHREAFAAPDLAAAWERVIAMVVQPGVDFDHSSVHDYDPEAARELADFLERQPRIVFEAHSTDYQREDGLHALVRDHFAILKVGPAATFAYREALFALAAIEAELLPPAQRSNLPEVLERCMLDHPRHWQQHYHGDEQELHLLRLYALSDRCRYYWGEPALVAATARLFDNLSAHAPPLFLLSQHLPEQYRAVRAGTLANTPQALARHRIGLCLDEYARACSANASGERAAGEHAAGERAAAAANG
- a CDS encoding DeoR family transcriptional regulator, producing the protein MRNTRSRRQQILQCLIELGSVQVAELVERFEVSAVTIRADLSHIESQGLATRTHGGATLVRTPPQEQDIHEKDALNLPLKERIGARAAQLVQAGDNIIIDSGSTTMTLARHLRGHRDVTVMTNGLNIAWELANAPGVDVLLSGGLLRKQSLSLQGSQAEASLNAYSFDTLFLGVDGLDLQFGLTTHDEAEARLNHRMVERARRIVVLTDASKFGRVSLHRIARLDQIHAIITDAGIDERYREGLLKLGIEVIITEPLP
- a CDS encoding SapC family protein yields the protein MPEAVLLNNVDHHDLRVIQARGARYGDDQMLAPTFFGEFRELQAHYPIVFQKTADGGFRSLALLGLRRDENLFLERDEAGGERWDARYLPMSIERLPFLIGIADEEPMIHIDLAHPRVVRGGGEGEALFLEHGGNTAFLQRVVSLLRALHEGLRDEAGFIEALRRCDLLEPFSLDLSLDEHTQHRVSGFHCIDEDKLRDLGAADLHALKQAGHLEAIYMAIASLSRLRDVIERLSRRHAAGR